The sequence TTCTTCCATCGGAACTTCTACCCCAAGATCTCCACGGGCAACCATTAATCCGTCGCATTCCAATAAGATTTGATCAATATTTTTTACACCTTCAGGCTTTTCAATTTTAGCGATGATTGGTGTTTTAAATTTACCGTTCGGGTGCTTAGACATCAATTCTTTCAAATCGATAATATCTTGTGCGTGACGTACAAAAGAAAGTGCAATCCAGTCAACTTCCATATCCAACATGAAATTGGCATCCAAAATATCCTTTTCTGTCAATGCAGGAAGTGAAACGTTCGTATTAGGAAGATTAACCCCTTTTTTAGAACTCAAAGGTCCACCCTGAATCGTTTTAGCTTTTACAGTATCAATTTTATTTGTTTCAAGAACTTCTAAAACCAATTTTCCATCGTCAATCAAGATTCTTTCACCAACATTCACATCTTGAGGGAATTGCTGATACGTCATGTATACTTTGGTAGAATCTCCTTCAATCTTTTCGTTGGTAAACGTTAAAACGTCACCAGGATTTAAGTAAGAACCTTCTTTTACAACACCAACTCTTAGCTTTGGACCTTGTAAATCTGCTAAAATACCTACAGAATATCCGTATTCCTTATTAAGCTCTCTGATGGTTTGAATATTAGAACGAACTAAATCGTAATCTGCGTGTGAAAAATTTATTCTAAATACGTCAACACCAGCTTTCATCAATCCTAACATTACTTCCTTTGATGAGGAAGCGGGTCCAAGCGTTGCGATAATTTTTGTCTTCTTTAAATACTTATTCATAATACTGTATTATTTGATAGAGTTCATCCTCAGAACTCAAATTGTAATCTTGAATTGGAAACACAAGATTTTCAGGCAGCAAAATTACGGAAAAATCAGTGAATTGTTCCGGACTATGCAGAATATATTCTACTTCTGTCTGATTATTTAATAAAAATTTAATGTTTTCTTCTTCTGAGAAGAGTTCAGTTTGTAACTTTTTTTGTTTACTATCTGAAGATTTATTAGAAATAAAAGTGAAGCAGGTCTTTGTAAACTTGTGGTATGCCTCAAATCTTGGAAAATAATAATCGTAGTAAACTCCGTGAAAAACAAGATCTTTAATTCTTGAAAATTTCAAATCGTTTCCTTGATTTATTTTGAAAAAAAACTCATGATCGGGTATATTTTTAGCTAATCTTACCAAACCAATGGTAATATCTTCAAATTCTATATCGTCAAGATCATACAGTTTTTGGATTTCCAAGTATATTTTCTTTTTTATTTAAAATATAAAATGCTCTTTGTGCCGATTTTTCTTCGGCTTTCTTTTTGGAAGTTTCGGTAGCGTTGGCAATTTTTTCATCACCTAACCACACGTGACAGCGGAAAACAATACTCTTGTTCACCTGAATTTCTTCACAAGTTTCGTACTTAATGTTGACCTTTTTCTTTTGGCTCCATTCTAGCAGAAGACCTTTGTAGCTTACAATTTTATTTTCAAGCTTGTTGATTTCTGAAGGCGTGAGCAATCTTTCCAATACGATTCTTTTGCAGGTATCATATTGAAAGTCAAGGTAAACAGCTCCCACCAAAGCTTCAAAGAGATTTCCTGAAATATTCTCTCCTAAAGCAGCAGAATTGTTGTTTTTTTGTAAAAGATCGGTAAGTTTTAAATCTTCTCCTAATTTATTCAGATTCTTCCTATTTACAATTTTAGATTTCATCTGCGTCATATATCCTTCGTTACCTTTAGGATAAGTGCTAAACAAATGACATGAAACAATTGTACCCAAAACAGAATCTCCCAAAAACTCAAGTCTTTCGTAGTTACTATCTTGATTTTTAGAAGAACTTTTAATAGAAAAAGCTTCGCGGTAAAAGTTGATATTCTGAACGGGTGTGCCTAAAATTTTATTAAGCTCAATGCTCAGGAAATAATCTCTTTCCGTTAATACTTTTTTTCTTTGTTTGAGAAGGAATTTAGAAAAGTATTTCTGTAACTCCATTCAGTAATAATTAGATTTTCTTGAATAGAACGCAAGCGTTGTGTCCACCAAACCCGAAAGTGTTACTCATCGCTACTTTCACATCTTTTTTCACCGCTTTATTGAATGTGAAATCTAATCGGCTGTCGATTTTTTCATCATCCGTAAAGTGATTGATTGTAGGAGGAACAATACCATGAATAATAGCTCCCAAAGCAGCAATAGCTTCAATGACTCCGGCAGCACCCAGAAGGTGACCTGTCATTGATTTTGTAGAATTAATCTGAATATTGTAAGCGTGCTCACCAAATAATTTAGAAATTGCACTAGATTCTGCCTGATCTCCTAATGGAGTAGATGTACCATGCATATTGATGTGGTCTACTTCATCAGCAGTTAATCCTGCATCTTCCAAACAATTTTTCATTACTAAATAAGCTCCCAAACCTTCAGGATGTGGTGCCGTCATGTGATGTGCATCTGCACTCATACCGCCACCTAATAATTCTGCATATATCGTTGCACCACGCTTTACAGCGTGTTCATATTCTTCAAGAATGATTGCTCCTGCACCCTCACCCAATACAAAACCATCTCTGTCTTTGTCAAAAGGTCTTGAAGCTGTTTTCGGATCGTCATTTCTTGTAGAAAGTGCCATCATCGCATTGAAACCACCAACGCCACTTGCTGTAACGGCAGCTTCAGAGCCTCCGCAAACAATAACGTCTGCCTTTCCTAATTGGATCAGCATTTTAGAATCAATCAATGCATTTGCAGATGAAGCACATGCAGAAACAGTAGTATAATTGGGACCGTGGAAACCATATTCTATTGAAATATGTCCCGGCGTAATGTCCGCAATCATTTTAGGAATAAAGAAAGGGTTGAATCTCGGAATATCTGTGTTTGCCCACCCTAAAACCTCAGTTTCAAAAGTTTCTAAACCACCAATTCCTGAACCCCAGATAACTCCGACTCTGTGTTTGTCTACATTGTCTTCCATAATCCTTGAATGAGCAACTGCCTCACGGGCAGCTACCATACCAAGTTGGGTGTTACGATCCATCTTTTTGGCGTCTTTCTTGTCGAAATGATCCAGCGGATCGAAGTTTTTCACCTCGCAAGCAAACCTTGTTTTAAAGTTTGTGGCATCAAAAAGAGTCGTCGGAGCGGCTCCGCTCTCACCTTTTAACAGGCTTTCCCAGTATTCATTCGCATTATTACCGATGGGTGTTAAGGCGCCAAAACCGGTTACAACTACTCTTTTTAATTCCATAAACTTTGTAAATTTTCTTTGTTGAAGAATATTATTTATTTACTACTTCTTCAATGTAAGCAATAGCGTG comes from Chryseobacterium sp. 3008163 and encodes:
- a CDS encoding IPExxxVDY family protein; translated protein: MEIQKLYDLDDIEFEDITIGLVRLAKNIPDHEFFFKINQGNDLKFSRIKDLVFHGVYYDYYFPRFEAYHKFTKTCFTFISNKSSDSKQKKLQTELFSEEENIKFLLNNQTEVEYILHSPEQFTDFSVILLPENLVFPIQDYNLSSEDELYQIIQYYE
- the pyk gene encoding pyruvate kinase, yielding MNKYLKKTKIIATLGPASSSKEVMLGLMKAGVDVFRINFSHADYDLVRSNIQTIRELNKEYGYSVGILADLQGPKLRVGVVKEGSYLNPGDVLTFTNEKIEGDSTKVYMTYQQFPQDVNVGERILIDDGKLVLEVLETNKIDTVKAKTIQGGPLSSKKGVNLPNTNVSLPALTEKDILDANFMLDMEVDWIALSFVRHAQDIIDLKELMSKHPNGKFKTPIIAKIEKPEGVKNIDQILLECDGLMVARGDLGVEVPMEEVPAIQKTLVEKARFYSKPVIIATQMMETMINSLTPTRAEVNDVANSVLDGADAVMLSGETSVGRYPIQVVENMAKIVQNIEQTNFYQHKNEPIEKDFNCIDERFITNRVCLAAVRIAKSTNVSAIVTLTNSGYTAFQISAHRPNSHIIVYSANKRVITMLNLLWGVRAYHYDMHKSTDETIIQVNMLTHNHGYIETGDFVININATPSYEGGKTNTLRLTTV
- the rnc gene encoding ribonuclease III; amino-acid sequence: MELQKYFSKFLLKQRKKVLTERDYFLSIELNKILGTPVQNINFYREAFSIKSSSKNQDSNYERLEFLGDSVLGTIVSCHLFSTYPKGNEGYMTQMKSKIVNRKNLNKLGEDLKLTDLLQKNNNSAALGENISGNLFEALVGAVYLDFQYDTCKRIVLERLLTPSEINKLENKIVSYKGLLLEWSQKKKVNIKYETCEEIQVNKSIVFRCHVWLGDEKIANATETSKKKAEEKSAQRAFYILNKKENILGNPKTV
- the fabF gene encoding beta-ketoacyl-ACP synthase II — translated: MELKRVVVTGFGALTPIGNNANEYWESLLKGESGAAPTTLFDATNFKTRFACEVKNFDPLDHFDKKDAKKMDRNTQLGMVAAREAVAHSRIMEDNVDKHRVGVIWGSGIGGLETFETEVLGWANTDIPRFNPFFIPKMIADITPGHISIEYGFHGPNYTTVSACASSANALIDSKMLIQLGKADVIVCGGSEAAVTASGVGGFNAMMALSTRNDDPKTASRPFDKDRDGFVLGEGAGAIILEEYEHAVKRGATIYAELLGGGMSADAHHMTAPHPEGLGAYLVMKNCLEDAGLTADEVDHINMHGTSTPLGDQAESSAISKLFGEHAYNIQINSTKSMTGHLLGAAGVIEAIAALGAIIHGIVPPTINHFTDDEKIDSRLDFTFNKAVKKDVKVAMSNTFGFGGHNACVLFKKI